The nucleotide window GTGCAGCGGAGTCTCCCAGTCGGCCTACGCGTACACGAAGATCTTCGCCCAGTACACCGGCTGACCGGCCCCGCACCCGCGCGATCCCTGAGGAGGATCATGTACACCGTCTCGAATCCGCCCGGGATCGTGCCGGGGCGGGGGGCCGCCGTATGAGGCGCCCCGTACGCGCCGCCGTCGCGCTGGTGCTGGCACTCGCCGGCCTGACGGCGGCCGGCCCGGTCCAGGCCGCGGACACCGGCTGCTCCGCCTGGATGGACACGCACCTGTCGCCCGACCGCCGCGCCGACCTGGTGATCGCCCAGATGACCCTGGACGACAAGGTCGGGATGATGCACGCCATCTCCGACAGCACCCACGACCGCGAGATTCCGCCGATCCCCCGCCTGTGCGTCCCGTCGCTGCTTCTCAACAACGGACCGGCCGGCGTGGGATCGAGCGGGCCGGTGCAGGCCCAGACGACGGCGATGCCCGCGCCCCTCGGGCTCGCCGCGACCTTCGACCCGTCGATGGCACGCGCGTACGGCGTCATCGAGGGACGCGAGACCCGCGACACCGGGCGCAACCTGATGGAGGGCCCGGACATCAACATCGCGCGTACGCCCCTGAACGGGCGGACGTTCGAGGCGTACGGCGAGGACCCCTACCTCGTCGGGCAGATCGCCGACGGCGACATCGCCGGCATCCAGTCCCAGGGCGTCATCGCGGACGCCAAGCACTACCTCGCCAACAACCAGGAGGTGAACCGCGACACCGTCGACGAGCACATCGACGAACGGACCCTGCACGAGATCTATATGCCGGCCTTCGAGCAGTCGGCCAAGCACGCCGGCTCGGTCATGTGCTCCAAGAACAAGGTCAACGGCGCGTACGCCTGCGAGCAGCAGGACCTGCTGCAGGGCGTGCTGAAGAACGACTGGGGCTACAAGGGCTTCGTCGTGTCGGACTTCAGCTCGTGCCACGACACCGCGCGGTGCGCCGTGGGCGGCCTCGACCTCGAGCTGCCGAACGGCGCGCACTACGGCGACCCGCTGAAGGCGCTGGTGCAGACCGGCCAGGTTCCGGCGGCCACCGTCGACGAGCACGTGCACCGGATCCTCACCACCATGTTCCGGTTCGGGCTGTTCGACCGCACGGAGACCACGACGCCGATCGACGCCGAGCGCGACGGCGCGGTCTCGCGTGCGGCCGCGGAGGCCGGCACGGTACTGCTGAAGAACTCCGGTGGCGTGCTGCCGCTCCGCAAGGACAAGAAGGTGGCGCTCATCGGGCCGGGCGCGGGCACCGCGGTCGCCACCGGCGGCGGCAGCTCCGGAGTCGCGCCGATCTACAAGGTCAGCCCGCTCGAGGCGTTCAAGAAGCGCGGCGTCAAGGTGGAGTACGCCGAGGGCATGCCTCCGGTGGATCTCGGCCCGCAGCCGGCACTGCCCTCCTACGCCGTGACCGCCGAGAGCGGCGCGCACGGCTGGACCGCCCGCTACTACGCCAACACCACCTGGTCGGGCGACCCGAAGCTCACCCGTGTCGACCCGTGGATCGACACCGACCCGACCGGCGGGATCCCGGCGCCGGGTCTGCCGCCCAACGGCTGGTCGGTCCGGTGGACCGGGACGTTCACCGCGCCGGTCGACGGGGACTACACCTTCAACCTGACCAACCACGCGCACGCGACGCTCTACCTGGACGACAAGAGCGTGCTCGACAACGGCGGCGGGTTCCCCGGTGTCACCAAGTCCGTCACGGTGCACCTGACCGCGGGACAGCCGCACCCGATCCGGGTCGACTGGGCCAAGCCGCTCAGCCAGGCCATGATCGAGCTGTCCTGGACTCCCCCGGCGAACACCCCGGACGTCCAGATCGACGAGGCCGTACGCGCGGCGAAGAAGGCCGACACCGCGGTGGTGTTCGTCGCGAACAAGGACACCGAGGCGATCGACCGTACGAGCCTCGCCCTGCCCGGCTACCAGGACAAGCTGGTGGAGGCCGTCGCGGCGGCCAACCCGCACACGGTCGTCGTGCTGAACACCGGTGGTCCGGTCGCGATGCCCTGGGCCGGCCAGGTCGCCGGCGTGGTGCAGGCCTGGTATCCCGGCGAGGAGGACGGCAACGCCGCGGCGGACGTGCTGCTCGGTGACACCGACCCGTCCGGCCGGCTGCCGATCACGTTCCCCAAGAGCCTCGCCGACACGCCCGCCAGCACGCCCGAGCAGTATCCGGGGGTGAACGGCGTGGCGACGTACTCCGAGGGTCTTCGCGTGGGCTACCGCCACTACGACGAGAAGAACATCGACCCGCTGTTCGCGTTCGGGCACGGCCTGTCCTACACCTCCTTCTCCTACCGGCACCTGTCCGTCCACGGCCACGGCGGCGACGTCACGGTCGGCGCGGACATCACCAACACCGGGCACCGGACCGGCACCGAGGTTCCGCAGCTCTACCTCGGGGCGCCGGGCGAACCGCCCGCCCAGCTGAAGGGGTTCACCAAGATCGAGCTGCGACCGGGCCGTACGAGACACGTGACGTTCCACCTGAACCCGCGGTCCTTCGCCTCCTGGGACACCACGTCGCACGCGTGGCAGGTGACCGGCGGCACGTACCGCGTCATGCTCGGCGCCGGCTCACGGGACATCCGGCTACGAAAGTCGATCGCCCTGCCGGCGATGAAGGGCTGACGTCGCGCCGCCTCACCCGCCGGGTGAGGTGACACCGCGGCCCGCCACGCGGCGGGCCGCGGCCGTCGTGGATGGCCGGGCATCACGAGTCGCGAGCGCCGTAGTCGTAGCCGGCGCCCTCGGCCGGATCGATGTCGCTCTGGTCGCGGCCGGCCAGGGTCCGGCCGCGCGAGCCGGGCGCGTCAGGGCTTCGGGACGCGGTAGCGCAGGTGGGTCACGGACCCCCCGGCGGGTTCGCCCTCCGGGATCAGCTCCGCCCGCTCCCCGTCGAACAGCGGCGTGCCCTCCCCCATC belongs to Actinoallomurus bryophytorum and includes:
- a CDS encoding dihydrofolate reductase family protein, with product MLGADVARQLLRAGLLDEVRIHLVPVLMGEGTPLFDGERAELIPEGEPAGGSVTHLRYRVPKP
- a CDS encoding glycoside hydrolase family 3 C-terminal domain-containing protein, which gives rise to MRRPVRAAVALVLALAGLTAAGPVQAADTGCSAWMDTHLSPDRRADLVIAQMTLDDKVGMMHAISDSTHDREIPPIPRLCVPSLLLNNGPAGVGSSGPVQAQTTAMPAPLGLAATFDPSMARAYGVIEGRETRDTGRNLMEGPDINIARTPLNGRTFEAYGEDPYLVGQIADGDIAGIQSQGVIADAKHYLANNQEVNRDTVDEHIDERTLHEIYMPAFEQSAKHAGSVMCSKNKVNGAYACEQQDLLQGVLKNDWGYKGFVVSDFSSCHDTARCAVGGLDLELPNGAHYGDPLKALVQTGQVPAATVDEHVHRILTTMFRFGLFDRTETTTPIDAERDGAVSRAAAEAGTVLLKNSGGVLPLRKDKKVALIGPGAGTAVATGGGSSGVAPIYKVSPLEAFKKRGVKVEYAEGMPPVDLGPQPALPSYAVTAESGAHGWTARYYANTTWSGDPKLTRVDPWIDTDPTGGIPAPGLPPNGWSVRWTGTFTAPVDGDYTFNLTNHAHATLYLDDKSVLDNGGGFPGVTKSVTVHLTAGQPHPIRVDWAKPLSQAMIELSWTPPANTPDVQIDEAVRAAKKADTAVVFVANKDTEAIDRTSLALPGYQDKLVEAVAAANPHTVVVLNTGGPVAMPWAGQVAGVVQAWYPGEEDGNAAADVLLGDTDPSGRLPITFPKSLADTPASTPEQYPGVNGVATYSEGLRVGYRHYDEKNIDPLFAFGHGLSYTSFSYRHLSVHGHGGDVTVGADITNTGHRTGTEVPQLYLGAPGEPPAQLKGFTKIELRPGRTRHVTFHLNPRSFASWDTTSHAWQVTGGTYRVMLGAGSRDIRLRKSIALPAMKG